GGCCCCCGGTACTCCACAAAAGCGCCGTGACGGCCATAAGCCCGGCGGCGAGCCCCCGGCCTTCAGGTTCCCCTTCTCCGGCAGCCAGCCCGACGACGGGCGTGGCAACGCCCCGGGATGCTATGCGTAACATCCCGGTATGATGGCCCCAAAAGAAGCCGACGTAAACGCTTTCACAATGCGTTGCCTGAGGTGGGCTCTTGCGCGCGAAGCCCCGGATCGCTGACGCGCATGGCGTCCTTCATCGCCTGAAGCCGCGCCACGAAGGCATCGCTATGAATGGTGTCGTTGAATCCGGCGGGAGGGATCGCCGCAATCGTCTTGGCGCAGGCGGCGACGAATTTTTTCCTGACAAGAAAGTCCTGATCCACGGTAAAATCGACATCATCGCCCCGAATGACGGGGACATAGCGTCGCGGGCAATAGAGGCTCAGGAGGCCCTTGTCGTACAAATAACAATACAAGGCGAACTTGTTGATCCCTTTGGCCGGATTGAGATTCTTTCTGCGCTGCTCCATCTTGTAATCGGAATAGTCGATTTGCGTATTTTGTTCCGTACCGAGGTGATTGAGTAAAGCATTGGAGTCATAACTGACGAGCAAATACTTGGCCAGCTTCGCCCGATGGGAATAATCCGCGTCCTCTTCGCCGTACAGGCCGTAATCCTCGTTCCAATACCCCAGCGTCTGGAAGACATCGCGCGATATGATGGTTGCCGCGCCAGGCAGATTGTGCTTGTTCACATCGACCAAATCCCCACTCTCCAGCCGGACGCTATAGAAATACGGTTTGCCCAGGCCCAGTTTCGGACCGAGTATGGCGACTTTGGCGTTGCGCGCCCAGAGATCTATGATGTCGACAATCCAATTGTTTTTTAGA
The DNA window shown above is from Solidesulfovibrio fructosivorans JJ] and carries:
- a CDS encoding glycosyltransferase is translated as MDDPIVNFSIVTFNRLEMTKKCLFSLKKYTNIPHKVTVVDNCSTDGTREFLLKLREGGLIDNLFLLKKNMGVSCASNFGFDYSPAPLYMKLDNDMEILKNNWIVDIIDLWARNAKVAILGPKLGLGKPYFYSVRLESGDLVDVNKHNLPGAATIISRDVFQTLGYWNEDYGLYGEEDADYSHRAKLAKYLLVSYDSNALLNHLGTEQNTQIDYSDYKMEQRRKNLNPAKGINKFALYCYLYDKGLLSLYCPRRYVPVIRGDDVDFTVDQDFLVRKKFVAACAKTIAAIPPAGFNDTIHSDAFVARLQAMKDAMRVSDPGLRAQEPTSGNAL